GCTCGCCTTAACGGTAGCACCATAAGCGGCGGATAAACTGAAAGTAGAATTAGTTCCTTTACATTGTCGCGAGTTTTTCTATCAATCAACGAATGGCGTTTCAGGGTACAGCGGATTTCGCCTATGTTTTTCAAATTCGATATATCTATCCCTCGTGTTTTCGCCTCTTTGCGTGCCTGAGGGAGCCTCAGTCTGTCTACTTCATCCTCCTCCATTCCTCTCCGCTGTCTGCTCCTCGAATGCACacatgaaaaattattttagtCAACTCGTACAAGAATTAGTTTTATTCAAGATCAGTCACTTAAATTTCCTTTGCTTCATTTTACTAAATGTTCCGGAATAATTACTAATCAAACACCCCCTATAAGTTTTTAGAACTGAAAGGTACTAGGTAGTAGCCGATTGGGTAGTAGCTTTTCTAAATAAAATTTTTCGCATAAAGTTCCTACTTTTATACAAATCAAAATGGAGGCAATTTGAGGCAAGATTTATAGTTGACAATAAGTTATCACTAGTTAGATGTAATCAGGAGCTTGATATTACATATTAAGAATCATTAATTAAGCTCTTGTACAAACATTGAGTATTTTCTAGTCAGAGCAGAGACAATGTATTTGTGAATGAATTATCTCGTGTCCAATGATAGCGAAATTAAGACACACAAAGGCATTTGGTCATTTGTGTACTTTAGCAATGgcttttttcaactttttcttcttatatatttgtaggaCAAAAATAAAGCACGGGGCTTTTTGGAATCCATATGTTAATGTCTGATTTggtgaaaatattaaaagtggATCTTTTAAAGTGAAATATGGATCCGGCATTGTTGAAGGAAAGGAAGGCTTTTATAGACCGAGCAAAGGCTCAGCCTGTAGTGGAGAAAAGAAAGAAAGGCAAAGATGTATCGGATGAAAAACCagtcaaaaaacaaaaatcaagcTCTTCGTTCAAACCAAAGAGTGAGTCCAGCTCGTCTTCTTATGATTATAAGTCTTCTTCAGGAAGTTCTCAATACAAGTTTGCTATTTTggcaaaaattgtaaaatatatgaaatcgAGACATCTAAAAGGAGACACTCATCCTCTGATGATTGATGAGATTCTGGATGAAACAAATCAACTGGATGTGGGCAGCAAAATTAAACATTGGCTAATAACTGAAGCCTTGAACAACAATCCAAAAGTTAAAGTGACAGATAATGGACAGAAATATGCCTTCAAACCTAAGTTTGACATTCGTGATAAAAATAGTTTAATGAAATTACTTAAATACCAAGATTTGCATGGCTTAGGTGGAGTGATGAAAGAGGATGTGGAAGAGTCACTGCCTAATGCCGAGAAGGCTTTCAAAACCTTGGGAGAACATATCATCACCATAGTGAGACCAAATGACAAAAAGGAGATTCTGTTTTATAATGACAAATACTGTAGGTACAAATTAGATGATGATTTTCAGAAACTGTGGAGAGGAGTTTCAATTGATGGACTGgatgacaaaaaaattgaagaatATTTGGAGAAACAGGGGATTTCATCCATGCAGGATGTTGGATTGAAAAAGGCAGTGCAAATTAAACGTAAAAAAGGTGGTGGAAAGAGAAAAATGTTCAAAAAGCACAACGAGCATTTAGAAGGTGTTCTTGAGGATTATTCAGAGACTGTAAAGTAAATTTTGTTctgtataatgttatacatatgtactgATAGGTAGACTAGAGATAAACATTGTATATAGATTATTTTGACAATAAAACACATAGCACATTCCGATGGTACTCATACAtatgtttattatcattataataatgATGGTTTATGCACTTATGTCAAAGGTACATGTGTATACACTAATGTAAAATTGTCAATTGTATATCTATATGCACTAATGTCAATGATAAGTGTATTATTCACTTGTGTAaatatgattatgtatttctattAAGTATCAGATTTTAAAATGGGATTCTTCTTCAGTTTGTTATTTTACAATTTCTTTGTGAAATAGATATATTTAAGTATATGTATCTACCCGGtaatgtagtgtagattgaagtttgttcaaactttGGTCAGATCAGGACAAGGCAACAGTTGTTTTACAGGCTAATACGTGTACACAGCAGCCGGTCTTTTATTTTCTGTGTTACTTTATGCAACGAGTTGAGTAGTGAataaagtaaatacatgtaaatggctTAAGCAGGGTGTTAAAAATATGTGAAATCACTATGGgttttccatacttgcacagtTCAGTTTTGATGTCACAAAGGCCTATATAATTTTTCTCTACAtgcaattaaattttgtaatatgaATTTAGGTTTCATAGatatgtagcggtcagccatattcgatcgccggtggccagttagctcagttggtagagcacctgacgagagattcagggggcccgggtttgaatcccggtctggtccgttgcattttctcccttcctgttacatttggtgccgtagaccagcccctggaattgacaggtgaaaatgcctgccaggggataaagatcctgggttgatgtcttcaggtgtgaagacatttaaggagggaggaatgtagcggtcagctgtATTCGagcgccggtggccagttagctcagttggtagagcacctgactagagattcagggggcccgggttcgaatcccggtttggttcgttgcattttctcccttcctgttacagatataaatagatTCATTATCTAGGTTTAAGCAAGGATAATATTCAGGGATCTTACATCTGTATTATAATTCTCCAGAACAGACCTAAATAACTCATaatatccttttaaaaaacACCATTGTTCTGGGGTGTTtatcagctgttgtgatttttaaaagatttttttaatcaatctttattcccatgaagaattttgattccatattgtggcctcaacctagcCCAAAGGATCATgatataactgaaaatgaattcacataataAGTAGATGCCTCAACActaatatgactaacatgaccttgccGTTTTTGGATAAGACtaagatcacaaggtcatagatcatggtatgagATGAACgatcttgccacaagaaatctatatatacaacatatgaaagctctatcttagaTAGTTCAGGAGGTAcagaataggtcagattttttaaaaaaagtagtTCCAACTctaagatcacaaggtcaaacattaaagtataacaaggttttgccataaagaatctataaacaaaatatgaaagccctaccatAAAGAATTcaagagatattgaataggtcagttttttaaaaagtaggtcaaactccaaggtcaaatgtcattgTATCACAAAGttttgccataaagaatctctacaaaatatgaaagccatacTTAAAATAGTTCCAGATATATTCAATaggttatgtttttaaaaaagttggTCAAACATCAAGTTGAAGgtttatgatatgaaatgaaaggtcttggtatatacatgtatatacaaaatatgaaagatctacctttaAGTTGAATAGTTTAGGATATATTGAATTATAAAAGTCGAActttcaggtcaaggtcacaatatcacacaccattacattACATAAAAGGTTTTGCATTAAagaatgtataaatataaaagccctaaCTTAAATAGTTCtagagatatttaaaaaaaattccctatatatttgcaataAAACTTGGATcctttattgtggccccaccctacctcaggggacaatgatttgaacaaacttgaatctactctgtTTCGGGAAGCTTTCGTGTCAGATTCCATTGGTATATCACACTTCGTTATTtaataatatatgcatatatttttcaatggaaattaaaataaagaaaaactttCATtgtaaagaagtaggtacagtttctacagtcatctggcccaaaatattgatgatttcacttggagctcaaatcctggcattcaattaaggaatagtttagcaaacccaaacTCCACTcggtttgatcagcaaaatgatttgtgtcatatgacgagagcttgaagttggcataaaattgcaaaactgccattttcaatgaaaatatccacaaattcaggtggttttccttttagaaaacatacagcgcatgcgtcgagcaaattcatattgaagcatgtttttcatctcaaaataatacacaatgtatatcattttcattttgctcgacaaatgcgcacatcttttcctgagcaataatttgtatgacattcgacagttttcaggcttattttgagaaaaaggcggaaaatgtcttattcatgatgtcataatgctatccatttaggactatcattctgattttgttgacatagtatacctggcatttattttactttcttaaaacactgattaaggttaattccagacacattttatagagagaaattttttgggcctttttatgtatacaaccgtaccttgttctttaaaGTTTTCTGGCCCTGTCATTTCTGAGAACAACAAGGTATAATTTATGGGCGGCAGAAAGGGCAAAAAATACCATATAAGAGAAAACATGACCATAAAAAACATAATAAATGACATCAAATGCTTAATTAACGTACCTTTTGGCAAAACAAATACTGTAAATCTGGTTATTTTTGCTGTCGATTAATTTTTAGCATTTTTGTGAGTCAGATGGATTCGCAAAAATAATGTTTCACacgtttttaaatatgtttctacataaattcgcaaaaataagaaacacaaaaataaatatttaggctttttattcaaattcacaaaattaaaTCGATCAAAAATATCCAGATTTACGGTATACATTAAAGCATTATACGTAACGAACAGACGTAATTGCAAAACGATGGTTATCTTTGCAATACATGAAAAACAAGACAAACCACTTAATACACAGCTAATTATTTAATATGCACAGCAAACTGTTATTTTGCAAATCATTATGATCATCATCGTCCATTTTGATTATCCTGACCAAATTGACCCTTCTGCAAGGTTGAGGTCTGGCTGCCCTGTCGAGGCCGAAGTTTGTTTTTCTATACttggcgacccagtggattgGTCCTATCCAATCTTGTAGCCTCTAAGTCTCGTTTTACTatctcatcccatgtcagctttggttTCCCTGGAGCTCGATATCCAGTGACATTCAATGTACGAACCTGTGATATCCAACCTGTACTACGCTCAACATGGCCTAACCATCTCAGCTTACATGTCTGGATAGCATCAGTGATATTTCTGATGTTAAGTTGAGTGATAAGAGACACTTCAGCATTGACAAGACAGACCCATCTTATGGCTTTGTCGTTGTGTACCAGTTTCCTCGGAGTGGCGACTGTTAATGCCCATGTTTTGgaaccacatacatgtagaacacaGGTATAATGTAAGATGAATATAGATGGCCTCTGGTTGTGATTGCCAGGTATTTGTTCGTCAGGATTGGAAGAAGCTCTCTGAATTTCTTCCAAGCATATATGCATCATGTTGTCACTGCaagttcaccccccccccccccccgccagaTGAAAAAGTGTCCCCAAGGTAACAGaagtctgctacaacttcaAGTGTCTCCTCACCAATTTTTACCTCTGTCATAGGCCTACTATCAATGGGTCGAGCGAGTCCATGACGGGCACTTGCATCTGGTTTAAGAGGATCAATCATTCCACAACATTTCTTAAGAACCCATCATGTGCAGCTGTTGCAGAAGATGGAGTTCCTGTCTGTGTCTTTTAGGCAGACCGAACATGGGCACTTTTCTGAACTTCGAATAGATTCTATATTCAAGCCTAATATCATCATTTTGGTGTTGCCCTTAAGTCCTTTCTCCTCCAGACTTTTCCACTCGGCCACTCTTTCAATCAGCGACTCAATGGAGGTGTCTACAACTGCTAGATCTTCAGCATACAGGAACTCCCAAATGCagcttgtaaaaaaaattggagtGACAGTGCTTCCAGTACAACGATAAACAGCAACGGACTCAAAACAGATCCTTGATGAACACTAACCTTAACATTAAACTCGTCATAATAGCCGTCTCCTACACGAACACTGtttctgctggtggactgttagtccccgagggtctctacagcccagtagctaagtacttcgttactagcttgaaaatacggatgtatatttaattgctgttatgaaatttagaaattcttttcaaaattaaggattatctccctcatgcatagctcttatccttggacgaatttggctccacgtttttggcacgctgtttttggctatatttagctctaaaacttcatagttatttcggatttcaaacatttcggttgagcatcactgaagagacattatttgtcggaatgcgcatctggtgcatcaaaattggtaccgtataatttTTACATTAGAGTACATGATCTACACAGTCTTGCTTAACCAGTCACCAATACCTAACTTGCGCATCGCCCACCAGATGATTTTCCTAGGTACTCGGTCGAACGCCTTCTGCAGGTCAATGAAAGCCAAGTATAGGGGTTTGTTGTGTGCAATGTGTTTTCTTTTTGCATATGTCGTATGCTGAATATGGCGTTGATGGTTCCTCTACCTGGCATGAAACTGAACTGAATGTCATCAATCTGAATTTGTTGTCTGATCAGTTGTTCCATGACTCTCTCAAACTTTCATTATTTGGTCGATCAACTTAAGGCCTCTGCAATCACCTGTCTAGTGCATCACCCTCCCCTTTGTATAAACTATGTAACTTTCTTCCCATTCTATTGGAATACATTCTTCTTGAAGAATGGCATTAAAGAGATCACGTATAAGTGCTACACCAGTACTGCCAGTAGGCCTTATCATCTCAGTCAATATGTCTGATGGACCTGGAGCTTTACCCAACGCCATTTTGCTGAATGCTTTTTTATCATCTCAGTTGTGATTGGGACACTTGGACCCCCAATTGAAAGTTCATCTGTAAGGTTGTTTTGGTTCCAAGGGAAGTCTATACATTTAGCAGTCTGTCATAGTATTGTTTCCATGCCATTTTCCTGCTTTCCTCATCAAGAGATAGTTTACCCTCATCATTCCTAACTGGTTTTTATTCCATTATATCTTGATTGTCGCGATGAAATATTTGCTTGGCTAGCTTGTAAATGTCTCCAGTCTTTGGGTCGATGTTTTAGAAAACCTCTTTCTCTTTCTGCATTACTTTTTGCATGATGAATAATGGCAATTGACAATACGTATGACAGCATTATAGTCTTCCCTGCTACCACCTACCTTCCGATTCATGAAACAACACCTCAACAGTGTCATTCGAACACCAGATCTCCTTTCGCCATTGGTGCTTGGTTGACAGACCACATACCTCAGTTGCAGCCTCATGTATACCATCGTTTAGTACTTTCCACTGTCCATCAACAGTGTCTTCCTTAGTTATTGCCGTCTTCGATGCAAAGATCTTTGCAAATTCAGCATTTAAGACTGGTTGCCAGTCTTTAAACTTATGCGTGGGGTAAACTTGTGCTTACTTTTATGCATAgccagattgattgattacatattgtttaacgtccctctcgagaatatttcactcatatggagacgtcaccattgccggtgaaggactgtaaaatttaggcctgtgctcggcgcttacggcctttgagcagggagggatatttatcgtgccacaccttctgcgacacgggacttcggtttttgcggtctcatccgtagGGGTACTGAAAACCTATTCTACCACGGGATTGCATAGCCTGAACCTTGAAGTAGCATACAACTAGCTTGTGTTGCAAGGCACATTCTTTATTGAGTATGACTTTTACATTAATTAGTCAAATATTTTCTGaaacttactcctcctaggcacctgatcccacctctgacgTGTCCAGAAGTCCGTAtttgcccatctatctattttgtattgcttatatacgggcctccatggccgagtggttagagcggcctctcacttctgtcggcgcgggttcgaatcccgctcgcgccggtaagtaagaaagtttcccagtttactttcggaaggtcggtggtctcttcccaggtacattgtatttgggttctctcttccaccaataaaaactgggcgccaccagataactgaaaaattgttgaatgtggcggaaaacatatatcaatcaatcaaccaatgtattgcttataggagttgtgagattgatcactgttcgttattttcacctttcatacagtgCTGATGAAAGTATAATTTTTAATGTTCAGATGTTAAGGACTGGTTCACACAATAGTGTTAGCATTACAGGGCTTTCAAAAGTAGCCGGTAGCCGGCGGATTTCCGCCGCCTATAGTAACATTAGGTGCCGGCTactttagtgacaaaaatgtatgtccaatgaaaaaaacttttataaaactttaaacatcttccaaaCTTTAGTAGACTCAGAAATCGCGGTCGTTAGGATGTAAAAACGTGTTTACTTGCGCTAAATTTAGTTCAGGTAAATACCGGCACCTGATTGGTCGTCTGttggtgtagaaaataatacgtcAATTGCAATAGTCGGAAAGCCTCGGATTTACCCAATTCGTGACAACACAGACGAGAAGTTCCGAAAGATAACAACAAGtcctgaacgtaaaaatcaatgatgttgacGGAATGAAGAGAACAAATACCCTGTTCAGTTTCGGCTTTAAAAAGGCCAGAAGTAAAAGTGACACAAGTATAATATcaatcaacagttttaaagcgaaaacagaatttaatcaggaaagatttcagacttgctattctttttaatttgcaaatgcccacgtggtattaaataaaaacgaaagtagaatttttcagCACAAATTCGCTATGTTACGAACAAATCTGTAGCTGTTAACTTGAATTTGTGGAAAAATAAACTTataggtcatttaaatgttacttattaatttgtaataaagattgtttgggttttatttaaataatattGGGGTGAGCAAAAGCAAAAGGTCCCAATGGGTTTCATGTCAGTCTTGGAGAAAAATATTACTCCCAGTGTCAGTTAACAGACTTTAAGGgaccaaatgaaaatagaaatatagaGTTGTGTTAATGGTGAAgaatattcttaaaatattgggaGTGTAACTCTTATTtgcaattcaataaaaaaatgattaaatacatgtaaacttttttataacatacaatgtatccgTTAAAAAAGGAAACGAAAGCTGACAATACAGGTAATTAGAACaactataaatataatatatattcatgcTTTATTATATAAAACTGGTGTTGGTTGTGATCTATATTcttcttacattttactttaatcTGCTTACTCTTGGGTGGCAGAGATTCAAGCAATGACacttaaaaattaattgatacagcattgcaaaaaataattacatgtagttatcttgatgcactttatttttcatttttcatcaaaattagtactttgcaatgttgaattttttaagtctttgcatgaacagaaaatttcacatatgaaacaataaattcatggcaaaagtaaaaatttcaggcaaaaaaatgacaatttcaaaactgcatttaagtgccaggaaaccgccagaatgcaggattttgcgtcatTTACCCCAGACCCCCGGCCGTAAGGTCGCCGAGCATAGCTCGGCGTGCGATACGGCTGTGCCGTTCGCATTGGATCGCcttctactttttcatttcagcctcctacttttaaatttgttgaaagccCTGCATTATAACACTGGTAGCAGCGGACGTACTGCACAGCTATACTGCAGGAATTGGAGGACCTCCTCTACAGCCTGTGGATAGCGTGAGAGACTATATGTgatgacatactgtacaatTATGTATAATGACACACTCTACAACAATATATGATTATGTACTGTATGTGCACAACGGTCTGCAACGTACTGTGCTTCTATCTTcgttgtctttggtgatcaggtcttccaacattctattggaattcccatgagcacgaattgtgttctTTTGTTAGCagacctgtttttgtattcttatgagtcagagtttattcaaaagcttctacacgagaagaaaaaatctcttgctgtggtcttcaactcgatatttagatacCCGATATATTGACGTTTAATCTACAACAGCCATTTTCATTCATAGGTAGATTCGATATATcgcagtgaactcgaaataaaagacaccacagagttttCTACATTtacttcgtacttagatattttatttaatcatAGATGTtgatggcaaactaacaacttaactctattacaaacgggatgacctcagcttctccatcgtcaacttcccatatttatgtagcaatattccactatcacctgcagatggtgtttatatctctcaactgtttCGATATCCAATatattgttctgcgtatgatcagttttttaattgaggcaggctactgacaaagaagttgatgttacaggggcttcaacagtctcgtttaaagtcaacattttgttataattccattgggtcaaatgctgtctggcgtgtttcatacctaatgttcgaccgttctttacacgctgaatttgactacggattactccgtttacacgtacctgatcaagatgtaggactCAAGatgggtgttaccggtcgacaggggatgcttacttctcctagacacctgatcccacctccgatatattttgtattcaatataggagttatgacattgatcactgttcgttatattcaccttttcatactGTACAATCATATGTGACCAGCATAGCTGTGCAGCCAATTAATGGACAAACTAACTGTACAGGAAATGGACATACTTCTATACAACCAATAAGacatcattacatgtactatattataGGATATCGATGGACTGTTTTAGAACCAATGAAAGACTATAACTGTACTATAAATAGAGGGACTAGGTTCACTGAACAAATGAGATATCATATTAAACTGCACACGATATCGACAAACTACTGTAAAACCAAAGAGACGCCATAACTCTACAGTCAACTACAAATACAGGCATTGGATGACCAACTGTACAACAGATAGAGGCATTGGATGACTTACTGTATAACAAATAGAGGCAATGGATGACCAACTGTACAATAAATAGAGGCATTGGATGACCTACTGCATAACAAATAGAGGCATTGGATGACCTACTGTACAACAAATAGAGGCATTGGATGACCTACTGTACAACAAATATGGGCATTCGATGACCAACTGTACCACAAATAGAGGCATTGGATGGCCTACTGTATAAGAAATAGAAGCATTGGATGACCTACTGTACAACAAATAGAAGCATTGGATGACCTACTGTACAACAAATAGAGGCAATGGATGACCTATTGTACAACAAATAGAGGCATTGGATGGCCTACTGTATAACAAATAGAGGCATTAGATAACCTACTGTATAAGAAATAGAGGCATTGGATGACCTACTGTACAACAAATAGAGGCATTGGATAACTCACTTTATAAGAAATAGAGGCACTGGATGACCTACTGTACAACAAATGGAAGTATTGGATGACCTACTGCATAACAAATAGAGACATTGGATGACCTATAATACTACAAATAGAGGCATTGGATGACCTACTGTATAACAAATAGAGACATTGGATGACCTACTGCATAACAAATAGAGGTATTGGATGACCTACTGTACAACAAATAGAGGCATTGGATGACCTACTGTATAACAAATAGAGGCAATGAATGGCCTACTGTACAACAAATAGAGGCATTGGATGACCTACTGTACAACAAATAGAGGCATTGGATGACCTACTGTACAACAAATAGAGGCATTGGATGACCAACTGTACAACAAATAGAGGCATTGGATGACCTACTGCATAACAAATAGAGGCATTGGTTGACCAACTGTACAACAAATAGAGGTATTGGATGACCTACTGTACAACAAATGCAATGAATGACCTACTGTACAACAAATAGAGGCATTGGATGACCTACTGTACAACAAATAGAGGCATTGGATAACCTACTTGATAAGAAATAGAGGCATTGGATCACCTACTGTACAACAAATAGAGGCATTGGATGACCTACTATACAACAAATAGAGGTATTGGATGACCTACTATACAACAAATAGAGGTATTGGATGACCTACTATACAACAAATAGAGGTATTGGATGACCTACTGTACAACAAATAGAGGCATTGGATGACCTACAATAGTACAAATAGAGGCATTGGATGACCTACTGTACAGCAAATAGAGGCATTGGATGACCTACTGTACAACAAATAGAGGCATTGGATGGCCTACTGTATAACAAATAGAGGCATTGGATAACCTACAGTATAAGAAATAGAGGCATTGGATGACCTACTGTACAACAAATAGAGGCATTGGATAACCTACTTTATAAGAAATAGAGGCATTGGATGACCTACTGTACAAAACATAAAAGCATTGGATGACTTACTAAATTACCATTCAGTATTTGGTTTGTGTTACTTACATATGGAGTAAATTACATTGCtttaatctaaattaaatgaataccAATTTTGTACGTGGCGCGTGGGTacgtgaatatatatatatatatatatatatatatatatatatatatatatatacagaggaTTAAGTGAATAGAGCATGAAAGATGATATAcaagaaaaagtgaagataagaTGTACAAAgaatatgataaattaaagCTGACAATGTCGCACTAGCAGGTATTACCCACTGCACACACACGCGTGCACACACACCTACATATTTACTCCACCCCGTATTTGAAAAGAAagatagtttatttattttcagcTGCTAACTGGATGTAGATATACCGTCGAATGACTCGTTTTGTGGCGAAAACTAAGGTAAAGGTAGCTTTTTAAACTAAATGTTCTGGCATTATTACAACAGTAAGCGGACGTGACTAATCTGATACCATTCAGCCAAATCGGAGAAAGCACTGACAGAAGAAGTTAAACGATAGAAGAATAAGGGAATTAAAAGGTGATGAAATGATGTATTGAACAGAAAAACAAATCAAGAATTCAATCATGATCGGTTTGTATGCTTTAAACATGAGATTTAATCATTGTCGAAATTGTGTGTCCTTGGTTTGCTCTCGGTGCAAAAGTAAAGAAATATGACTGTTACAAAATAATTCTTTACATGAAACAGATTtaatatttatgccccccttcaaagaagaggggcatattgtttgCACTTGTCGGTCGGTATGTCGGTCGCTCGGTAGATCACATGttatccgctcaatatcttcagaatcattcacttgatgataatatttcatatgtgggttgattatgagtagaagaggacccctattgtttttcaggtccaaaggtcaaggttaaatatactctggacataggaatataatgtccgctccatatcttgagaaccctttgcttgacaaacatcaaacttggtacactggtacatcttaaggagtagatgccccttattgaatttgaggtcacatgtttaaaggttaagggtcaaactggacataggaatatact
This genomic window from Ostrea edulis chromosome 4, xbOstEdul1.1, whole genome shotgun sequence contains:
- the LOC125671729 gene encoding general transcription factor IIE subunit 2-like, which produces MDPALLKERKAFIDRAKAQPVVEKRKKGKDVSDEKPVKKQKSSSSFKPKSESSSSSYDYKSSSGSSQYKFAILAKIVKYMKSRHLKGDTHPLMIDEILDETNQLDVGSKIKHWLITEALNNNPKVKVTDNGQKYAFKPKFDIRDKNSLMKLLKYQDLHGLGGVMKEDVEESLPNAEKAFKTLGEHIITIVRPNDKKEILFYNDKYCRYKLDDDFQKLWRGVSIDGLDDKKIEEYLEKQGISSMQDVGLKKAVQIKRKKGGGKRKMFKKHNEHLEGVLEDYSETVK